The Nocardia arthritidis genome has a window encoding:
- the zapE gene encoding cell division protein ZapE: MEIGDIEPDADQARAAARLARLLDGRGRPRKRQRGVYLHGRPGRGKTMVLNRFYASVDSERKRRFHFHEFFAELHSAAHESGSIQTAIEALTGNARLVCFDEFHVHDIGDAMLIARMLRALFARRTTLVVTSNYPPNELLPNPLFHAKFQPSIDEIQAHLDVLAVDGPLDYRTRATARGGFTNGCYLVGPAPAAGQTEIRVGTRHLIARSDADGCLAIDFAALCGTPTAAADYVQLAHRYPRWLLRDIPPLRTVPPDWTMRLVNLVDVLYDADSELTVYAAEPLPGLLSGVVGVPDLARAASRLGELQNSAAAGQLTLVDNPGSK; encoded by the coding sequence ATGGAAATCGGCGATATCGAACCGGATGCGGACCAGGCGCGCGCCGCGGCACGACTGGCGCGATTGCTGGACGGACGCGGCAGGCCGCGCAAGCGGCAGCGCGGGGTCTATCTGCACGGGCGTCCGGGTCGCGGCAAGACGATGGTGTTGAACCGGTTCTACGCATCTGTCGATTCCGAGCGGAAGCGCCGCTTCCACTTTCATGAATTCTTCGCCGAATTACATTCCGCCGCACATGAATCGGGTTCGATCCAAACGGCGATCGAGGCGTTGACCGGCAATGCCCGACTTGTCTGCTTCGACGAATTCCACGTGCACGATATCGGCGATGCCATGCTCATCGCCCGAATGTTGCGCGCGCTCTTCGCCCGTCGCACCACGCTGGTTGTCACGTCCAACTATCCGCCGAACGAACTGTTGCCGAATCCGCTGTTCCACGCGAAATTCCAGCCGAGCATCGACGAGATCCAGGCACACCTCGACGTGCTGGCCGTGGACGGACCACTCGACTACCGCACCAGGGCCACCGCCCGCGGCGGCTTCACCAACGGTTGCTACCTGGTCGGACCGGCACCCGCCGCCGGTCAGACCGAAATCCGGGTGGGGACCAGACATTTGATCGCCCGTTCGGACGCGGATGGCTGCCTCGCAATAGATTTCGCCGCGCTGTGCGGCACACCGACCGCGGCCGCCGATTATGTACAGCTGGCACACCGATACCCGCGCTGGCTCCTGCGCGATATCCCGCCGCTGCGCACCGTCCCGCCGGACTGGACCATGCGCCTGGTCAACCTCGTCGACGTGCTGTACGACGCGGACTCCGAGCTCACCGTCTACGCCGCCGAACCACTGCCGGGCCTGCTGTCCGGCGTTGTCGGCGTGCCCGATCTGGCGCGCGCCGCCAGCCGCCTCGGCGAACTGCAGAACTCTGCCGCCGCAGGGCAATTGACATTGGTGGACAATCCCGGCTCGAAATAA
- a CDS encoding TetR/AcrR family transcriptional regulator, giving the protein MSTPDRRASIVDAAIDIIAAQGIRALTHRAVDSALDLPAGSASYYFRTKRALLEGIVDRIAARSRADFLTGGFESVDLGDPNAVARANAIWLDRLLARRRNQLIARHALIIDLRLDAELHDRLARSLFSVEHARKLFEHMGFSDPTSAAADFLALLEGAVFDRFAGARAQLATGTPDSVDQLTRLLTPFLTHQGQPRSL; this is encoded by the coding sequence ATGTCCACACCGGACAGGCGCGCGTCGATCGTCGACGCGGCCATCGATATCATTGCGGCACAAGGTATTCGAGCGCTCACCCACCGTGCCGTCGACAGCGCCCTCGACCTGCCCGCCGGATCGGCGTCCTACTATTTCCGCACCAAACGCGCGCTCCTGGAGGGGATCGTCGACCGGATCGCCGCGCGGTCCCGCGCCGACTTCCTGACCGGCGGATTCGAGTCGGTGGACCTGGGTGACCCGAACGCGGTCGCCCGCGCCAACGCGATCTGGTTGGACCGGCTGCTCGCGCGGCGGCGCAACCAGCTGATCGCGCGGCATGCGCTCATCATCGATCTGCGGTTGGACGCCGAACTCCACGACCGATTGGCGCGCAGCCTGTTCTCTGTCGAACATGCGCGAAAGTTGTTCGAGCACATGGGTTTTTCTGATCCAACCAGCGCGGCGGCGGATTTCCTCGCGCTGCTGGAGGGAGCCGTGTTCGACCGCTTCGCCGGTGCCCGTGCACAGCTAGCGACAGGTACGCCGGACAGCGTCGACCAGCTGACCCGGCTGCTGACACCCTTTCTGACGCATCAGGGCCAGCCGCGTTCGCTGTAG
- a CDS encoding NUDIX hydrolase, whose protein sequence is MTERHLVDVHVLLVRGTELLLSLRRSADREFDGRWHLPAGKLESNESATAGAAREAFEETGVLIEPADLRFIHTAHVVAPGRPARIGLFFVAERWSGDPVNREPDNCYELRWFSLDGLPERIIEYSAAGIRAYLGGPAYSERGWP, encoded by the coding sequence ATGACCGAGCGTCATCTCGTCGACGTGCACGTCCTGCTCGTCCGCGGCACCGAACTGCTGCTCAGCCTGCGCCGCAGCGCCGATCGGGAGTTCGACGGCCGATGGCATCTGCCCGCGGGCAAGCTCGAATCGAACGAGTCGGCGACGGCCGGTGCGGCGCGGGAGGCGTTCGAGGAGACCGGCGTGCTGATCGAACCGGCCGATCTGCGGTTCATCCACACCGCACATGTTGTCGCCCCGGGCCGCCCGGCCAGGATCGGGCTGTTCTTCGTCGCCGAACGGTGGTCCGGCGATCCGGTGAACCGCGAACCCGATAACTGCTATGAGCTGCGCTGGTTTTCGCTCGACGGGCTACCGGAGCGGATCATCGAATATTCGGCGGCCGGCATTCGCGCCTACCTCGGCGGCCCCGCCTACAGCGAACGCGGCTGGCCCTGA
- a CDS encoding VC0807 family protein, with protein sequence MTTTSTEPEQVVANPMRPNLLTMLRPMALDIGLPLIAYYGTTALGYSDFTGLLAGTVFSGGLLGYQAIRARKLDGMSVLMLAIFAFGLATSLITGDPRMMIVKDSAGTLTAGVAILVSALIGRPLTYYGAHKAISTRGPEALAAFEEKYRTIPAVRRSFVHVGYLWGVGLSAEAVLRVVLAFQLPVHTMVWLSTVLMVATMTGLMVVSIMVGKRNRDR encoded by the coding sequence ATGACGACAACCTCGACCGAACCCGAGCAGGTCGTTGCGAATCCCATGCGGCCGAATCTGCTGACGATGCTGCGGCCGATGGCGCTGGACATCGGGTTGCCGCTCATCGCGTACTACGGGACGACCGCACTCGGTTATTCGGATTTCACCGGGTTGCTGGCTGGGACGGTGTTCTCCGGCGGCTTGCTCGGATACCAGGCGATCCGGGCGCGCAAGTTGGACGGGATGTCGGTGCTGATGCTGGCGATCTTCGCCTTCGGACTGGCGACCTCGCTGATCACCGGCGATCCCCGGATGATGATCGTCAAGGATTCGGCGGGCACGCTCACCGCGGGCGTCGCGATTCTGGTGAGTGCGCTGATCGGCAGGCCGTTGACGTATTACGGTGCGCACAAGGCGATTTCGACCCGTGGCCCGGAGGCGCTTGCCGCGTTCGAAGAGAAGTACCGCACCATCCCGGCAGTGCGCAGGTCCTTCGTCCACGTGGGATATCTGTGGGGCGTAGGACTTTCCGCCGAGGCGGTGCTGCGGGTGGTGCTGGCCTTCCAGCTGCCGGTGCACACGATGGTGTGGCTGTCCACGGTGCTGATGGTTGCGACCATGACCGGCCTGATGGTGGTCAGCATCATGGTCGGGAAGCGCAACCGGGATCGGTGA
- a CDS encoding MaoC family dehydratase has product MPIDPKVALGAELPSRECSWTPSDVQLYHLGLGAGARWTDPAELRYLNDTAPQVLPTFATVAPTLRETEPPRVHFPGIDIELAHVVHGNQEVRVHRPIPAAGKATVTGRIAEIWDKGTAAVIVQETTATGSDGAPLWTARSSIFARGEGGFGGERGPSVKSELPDRAPDYDVTTPTLPQQALLYRLCGDRNPLHSDPEFARAAGFPNPIVHGLCTYGMVCKAATDTALDSDASRVTGFRARFAGVLYPGETIRTRIWRDDDELTIAATVVEREDAAVLGDVKLSFRSE; this is encoded by the coding sequence ATGCCCATCGATCCGAAAGTCGCACTCGGCGCGGAACTTCCGAGCCGGGAGTGCAGCTGGACCCCATCGGATGTGCAGCTCTACCATCTCGGCCTGGGCGCGGGCGCGCGCTGGACCGACCCGGCGGAACTGCGCTACCTGAACGACACCGCACCGCAAGTACTTCCGACCTTCGCGACGGTCGCGCCGACGCTGCGGGAAACCGAACCGCCCCGAGTCCACTTCCCCGGCATCGACATCGAGCTCGCGCATGTGGTGCACGGGAATCAGGAGGTGCGGGTGCACCGCCCGATCCCGGCCGCGGGCAAGGCGACCGTCACGGGGCGGATCGCCGAGATCTGGGACAAGGGAACGGCCGCGGTGATCGTGCAGGAGACGACCGCGACCGGCTCCGACGGCGCACCGCTGTGGACCGCCCGCTCCTCGATCTTCGCCCGCGGTGAGGGCGGCTTCGGCGGCGAGCGCGGACCCAGCGTCAAATCCGAATTGCCGGATCGGGCCCCGGATTACGACGTCACCACGCCGACACTGCCGCAGCAGGCGCTGCTCTACCGCCTGTGCGGCGACCGTAACCCGCTGCATTCCGATCCCGAATTCGCCCGCGCCGCAGGCTTTCCCAACCCGATCGTGCACGGCCTGTGCACCTACGGGATGGTGTGCAAGGCGGCCACCGATACCGCGCTCGACTCTGATGCGAGCCGGGTGACCGGCTTTCGCGCCCGCTTCGCCGGGGTGCTCTATCCCGGCGAGACCATCCGGACCCGGATCTGGCGTGATGATGACGAATTGACCATCGCCGCAACGGTTGTCGAACGCGAAGACGCCGCCGTACTCGGCGACGTCAAGCTGAGTTTTCGGTCCGAATGA
- the kstD gene encoding 3-oxosteroid 1-dehydrogenase, giving the protein MIDREYDVVVVGSGAGGMTAALTAAHRGLSVVIVEKSEFYGGSTARSGGGVWIPTNDALKKAGADDIEAARTYLHSIIGDVVDRDRIDTYIDRGPEAFNFLLRNTPLKMRWVPGYSDYYPEAPGGRALGRSVEPKPFDTKALGAEARAMQPDFAKAPLNVVVTQADFKWLNLHRRTARGFLRVFRVGARTFKARALGQRLVGRGQALVAALRKALLDARIPLLLNTPLTDLITEDGVVVGVQVEHEGNEVTVRARYGVLLASGGFEHNAEMRHKYQREPIGTEWTTGASSNTGDGIRAGQKLGAAVDFMADAWWGPSIPLTGGPWFCLAERNLPGSLIVNDRAERFGNESAPYVEAVHTMYGGEYGQGEGPGENIPAWLIFDQRYRNRYIFAGLQPGQRFPRRWLEKGVIASAPTITELAEKIGVPADRLGATVERFNGFAATGKDADFGRGDSAYDRYYGDPTNKPNPCLAALVQPPFHAVQIVPGDLGTKGGLVTDTAGRVLREDKSVIDGLYACGNTSAPVMGHTYAGPGATIGPALTFGYLAVLDMARKKADHPIASAVGGQEEN; this is encoded by the coding sequence ATGATTGATCGGGAATACGACGTGGTGGTGGTCGGCAGCGGCGCCGGCGGTATGACCGCCGCCCTCACCGCAGCTCACCGGGGTCTCAGCGTGGTGATCGTCGAGAAGTCGGAGTTCTACGGCGGCTCGACCGCGCGCTCCGGCGGCGGCGTGTGGATACCGACCAACGACGCGCTGAAGAAGGCGGGTGCGGACGATATCGAGGCGGCCCGCACCTACCTGCACAGCATCATCGGCGATGTGGTCGACCGGGACAGGATCGACACCTATATCGACCGGGGGCCGGAGGCGTTCAACTTCCTGCTGCGCAACACCCCGCTGAAGATGCGATGGGTGCCCGGCTACTCCGACTACTACCCGGAGGCGCCGGGCGGGCGGGCACTCGGCCGCTCGGTGGAGCCGAAGCCGTTCGACACCAAGGCACTCGGCGCCGAGGCACGCGCCATGCAACCCGATTTCGCCAAGGCGCCGCTGAATGTCGTTGTCACCCAGGCCGATTTCAAGTGGCTGAACCTGCATCGGCGCACCGCGCGCGGCTTCCTGCGGGTATTCCGGGTTGGCGCGCGCACCTTCAAGGCACGGGCACTCGGGCAGCGCCTCGTCGGGCGCGGGCAGGCGCTGGTCGCCGCGCTGCGCAAGGCACTGCTCGACGCGCGAATTCCCCTGTTGCTCAACACTCCGCTGACCGACCTCATCACCGAGGACGGCGTGGTGGTCGGCGTCCAGGTGGAACACGAGGGGAACGAGGTGACGGTGCGCGCCCGCTACGGCGTGCTGCTGGCCAGCGGCGGCTTCGAGCACAACGCCGAGATGCGGCACAAATACCAGCGCGAACCGATCGGCACCGAATGGACGACGGGTGCGTCCTCGAATACCGGCGACGGTATCCGGGCCGGCCAGAAGCTCGGCGCCGCGGTCGATTTCATGGCCGACGCCTGGTGGGGTCCGTCGATCCCGCTCACCGGCGGCCCGTGGTTCTGCCTGGCCGAACGCAATCTGCCGGGCAGCCTGATCGTCAACGACCGGGCCGAGCGGTTCGGCAACGAATCCGCGCCGTATGTCGAGGCGGTGCACACCATGTACGGCGGCGAGTACGGACAGGGCGAGGGGCCCGGCGAGAACATTCCCGCCTGGCTGATCTTCGACCAGCGCTACCGGAACCGCTACATCTTCGCGGGATTGCAACCGGGACAGCGGTTTCCGCGTCGCTGGCTGGAGAAGGGCGTGATCGCCTCCGCGCCGACCATTACCGAGCTGGCGGAGAAGATCGGGGTGCCCGCCGATCGGCTCGGCGCCACCGTCGAGCGGTTCAACGGGTTCGCCGCGACCGGCAAGGACGCGGATTTCGGGCGCGGCGACAGCGCGTACGACCGCTACTACGGCGATCCGACCAACAAGCCGAATCCCTGCCTCGCCGCGCTGGTACAGCCGCCGTTCCACGCGGTGCAGATCGTGCCGGGCGATCTCGGCACCAAGGGCGGTTTGGTCACCGACACCGCGGGACGGGTGCTGCGCGAGGACAAGTCGGTGATCGACGGCCTGTACGCGTGCGGCAATACCAGCGCACCGGTGATGGGCCACACCTACGCGGGCCCCGGCGCGACCATCGGACCGGCGCTGACCTTCGGATACCTCGCCGTACTCGACATGGCGCGGAAAAAGGCGGACCATCCGATCGCATCCGCCGTCGGCGGCCAGGAGGAGAACTGA
- a CDS encoding FAD-binding protein produces the protein MGREWDLTADVVVVGFGAAGAAAALEAAAAGAQVLALDRYAGGGASTLSGGVVYAGGGTSIQRAAGIDDTPEAMLAYLENEVGDVVSPETLRRFVDESPAMIEWLAGHGVPFEASLCPYKTSYPNDDYYLYYSGSEASGMGRAAAKPAPRGHRAKGRGTSGKQLYGPLAAAASRMGVRLETLTRATQLITDDNGTVIGVECRTLRDAPGGVRARYTRMAKLSAKPGIYYRPLRQAMDRQLARLDRRYATTIRVHARRGVVVSAGGFMANRGMVREHGPQYRGGLILGTSGDDGSGIRMAQQVGAATDRMGNISAWRFILPPSVFTGALLVDAAGGRVIDETRYGAAVGHKLINEHGGKGWVLADSELMRTAAAQIRTQSTWFQRAQFEAMRRTAVRGATLEAVAAKAGVDPAGLRATVAAHNDAIEAGAPDPVGKPAEFTKPARVAPFWLLDVGIKPSLTNPCAMLTLGGVVVDERTGAVKSAAGADIPGLYAAGRTAVGICSDSYVSGLSLADCIFSGRRAGKSAAGIEQVLDQTIVEGN, from the coding sequence ATGGGGCGCGAGTGGGACCTGACCGCGGACGTGGTCGTCGTCGGATTCGGTGCGGCGGGCGCCGCCGCGGCGCTGGAGGCGGCCGCCGCCGGTGCGCAGGTGCTCGCGCTGGACCGGTACGCGGGCGGCGGCGCGTCGACGCTGTCCGGCGGCGTCGTCTACGCGGGCGGCGGCACATCGATCCAGCGCGCGGCCGGTATCGACGACACGCCGGAGGCGATGCTCGCCTATCTGGAAAACGAAGTGGGGGACGTGGTTTCCCCGGAAACACTACGGCGTTTCGTCGACGAAAGTCCGGCGATGATCGAATGGCTTGCCGGACATGGTGTTCCGTTCGAGGCGTCGCTGTGTCCGTACAAAACCTCCTATCCGAACGACGACTACTACCTCTACTACTCGGGCAGCGAGGCATCCGGCATGGGCCGGGCCGCCGCGAAGCCCGCACCGCGCGGGCACCGCGCGAAAGGCCGGGGAACGTCGGGAAAACAGCTGTACGGACCGCTCGCCGCCGCCGCGTCCCGGATGGGTGTGCGCTTGGAAACCCTCACCAGGGCAACGCAATTGATCACCGATGACAACGGAACGGTGATCGGCGTCGAATGCCGGACGTTGCGCGACGCGCCGGGCGGCGTGCGCGCCCGATACACCAGGATGGCCAAGCTATCCGCGAAACCCGGCATCTACTACCGCCCGCTGCGGCAGGCCATGGATCGTCAACTGGCACGGCTGGATCGCCGCTACGCCACCACGATTCGAGTGCACGCCCGCCGCGGCGTCGTGGTCAGCGCGGGCGGCTTCATGGCCAACCGCGGCATGGTCAGGGAGCACGGCCCGCAATATCGCGGCGGGCTGATACTCGGCACCAGCGGCGACGACGGCAGCGGCATCCGGATGGCCCAGCAGGTGGGCGCGGCCACCGACCGGATGGGCAATATCTCCGCGTGGCGGTTCATCCTGCCGCCCAGCGTGTTCACCGGCGCGCTGCTGGTGGACGCGGCGGGCGGCCGGGTGATCGACGAAACCAGGTACGGCGCGGCGGTGGGCCACAAGCTGATCAACGAGCACGGCGGAAAGGGTTGGGTACTCGCCGATTCCGAGTTGATGCGCACGGCAGCCGCGCAGATCCGCACCCAGTCGACCTGGTTCCAGCGGGCCCAGTTCGAGGCGATGCGTCGCACCGCGGTGCGCGGTGCGACGTTGGAAGCCGTTGCCGCCAAGGCCGGAGTCGATCCGGCCGGGCTGCGTGCGACGGTCGCGGCGCACAACGACGCCATCGAGGCGGGCGCACCCGACCCGGTCGGCAAACCCGCCGAATTCACCAAACCCGCACGCGTTGCGCCGTTCTGGCTGTTGGATGTCGGCATCAAACCGAGCCTGACCAATCCCTGCGCGATGCTTACGCTGGGCGGCGTCGTCGTCGACGAGCGCACCGGCGCGGTGAAATCCGCTGCGGGTGCGGATATTCCAGGTCTGTACGCGGCGGGACGCACCGCCGTCGGGATCTGCTCGGACTCGTATGTGAGCGGGCTTTCGCTGGCCGACTGCATCTTTTCCGGACGCCGCGCGGGCAAGTCCGCGGCCGGAATCGAGCAGGTGCTCGATCAGACAATCGTGGAAGGGAATTAG
- a CDS encoding 2-keto-4-pentenoate hydratase translates to MLSDAVRTELADELARAERDRVPIDPLITRYPDIDVVDAYEIQLINIRRRLDGGAKVVGHKVGLSSEAMQRMMGVDEPDYGHLLAEMEVREDIPVDEGRYLYPRVEVEVGFLLGADLPGENCTEADVLAATVAYAPAIELIDSRIKDWNIRLCDTISDNASSAGFVLGAGRVAPKDIDIKGIDAVLTRNGAVVAEGRSDAVLGDPVIAVAWLARKVASFGVRLRAGDVVLPGSCTRAIDARPGDQFHAEFAGLGSVRLQFS, encoded by the coding sequence TTGCTGTCCGACGCGGTACGCACCGAACTGGCCGATGAACTCGCGCGCGCCGAGCGCGACCGGGTGCCCATCGATCCGCTCATCACCCGGTATCCGGATATCGACGTGGTCGATGCGTACGAGATCCAGCTGATCAATATCCGGCGCAGGCTCGACGGCGGCGCGAAGGTGGTGGGGCACAAGGTCGGCCTGTCGTCGGAGGCCATGCAGCGGATGATGGGCGTCGACGAACCGGATTACGGCCACCTGCTCGCGGAAATGGAAGTGCGCGAGGACATTCCGGTCGATGAGGGGCGTTACCTGTATCCGCGGGTGGAGGTGGAGGTCGGCTTCCTGCTCGGCGCCGACCTGCCCGGTGAGAACTGCACCGAGGCAGACGTATTGGCGGCGACCGTGGCCTACGCACCCGCCATCGAGCTGATCGATTCGCGGATCAAGGACTGGAACATCCGGCTGTGCGACACCATTTCCGATAACGCGTCATCGGCCGGATTCGTGCTCGGCGCCGGGCGGGTCGCGCCGAAGGATATCGACATCAAGGGCATCGACGCGGTGCTCACCCGCAACGGCGCGGTGGTCGCCGAGGGCCGCAGCGATGCCGTGCTCGGTGATCCGGTGATCGCCGTGGCCTGGTTGGCCCGCAAGGTCGCCAGTTTCGGGGTGCGGTTGCGCGCGGGCGATGTGGTGCTGCCCGGTTCGTGCACCCGCGCCATCGACGCGCGCCCCGGCGATCAATTCCACGCCGAGTTCGCCGGACTCGGCTCCGTCCGTTTGCAATTCAGCTGA
- the dmpG gene encoding 4-hydroxy-2-oxovalerate aldolase produces MPYSAELDIRVTDTSLRDGSHHKRHQFTAAEVRDIVTALDGAGVPVIEVTHGDGLGGSSFNYGFSKTPEQELITIAAETSKQARIAVLMLPGVGVKEDIKISRDNGASICRIATHCTEADVSIQHFGLARELGLETVGFLMMSHSQPPEVLAKQARIMADAGCQCVYVVDSAGALVLEQVSDRVAAIVAELGGDAQVGFHGHENLDLAVANSIYAIRAGATQIDGSTRRFGAGAGNTPVEALVGVCDKLGIKTGIDFFAIADAAEDVVRPAMPQECLLDRQSLMMGYAGVYSSFLKHAERQAERYGVSAAELLVRAGQRKLVGGQEDQLIDIALELQREQHTVTA; encoded by the coding sequence ATGCCTTATTCCGCAGAACTCGATATCCGCGTCACCGACACCTCGCTGCGCGACGGTTCGCATCACAAGCGCCATCAGTTCACCGCCGCCGAGGTGCGCGATATCGTCACCGCGCTCGACGGCGCCGGTGTCCCGGTCATCGAGGTCACCCACGGTGACGGGCTCGGTGGCTCGTCGTTCAACTACGGGTTCTCGAAAACGCCTGAGCAGGAACTCATCACGATCGCCGCCGAAACCTCGAAGCAGGCCAGGATCGCGGTGCTCATGCTGCCCGGCGTCGGAGTGAAGGAAGACATCAAGATCTCGCGCGACAACGGCGCGTCGATCTGCCGTATCGCCACCCACTGCACCGAGGCCGATGTCTCCATCCAGCACTTCGGTTTGGCACGCGAACTGGGTTTGGAGACAGTTGGTTTCCTGATGATGTCGCATTCGCAGCCGCCGGAGGTGCTGGCGAAGCAGGCCAGGATCATGGCGGATGCCGGCTGCCAGTGCGTATACGTCGTAGATTCGGCGGGAGCGCTGGTGCTGGAGCAGGTTTCGGATCGCGTCGCCGCGATCGTCGCCGAACTCGGCGGCGACGCGCAGGTCGGATTCCACGGCCACGAGAACCTCGATCTCGCGGTGGCCAATTCCATCTATGCGATTCGCGCGGGTGCGACCCAGATCGACGGCAGCACACGGCGTTTCGGCGCGGGGGCGGGCAATACGCCGGTGGAGGCGCTCGTCGGCGTATGCGACAAGCTCGGCATCAAGACCGGTATCGACTTCTTCGCCATCGCCGATGCCGCCGAAGACGTTGTCCGCCCGGCCATGCCGCAGGAATGCCTGCTCGACCGCCAGTCGCTGATGATGGGTTACGCGGGCGTCTACTCCAGCTTCCTCAAACACGCCGAGCGCCAGGCCGAACGCTACGGCGTCTCCGCCGCCGAACTGCTCGTCCGCGCGGGCCAACGCAAACTCGTTGGCGGCCAGGAGGATCAGCTCATCGATATCGCCTTGGAACTCCAGCGCGAACAACACACCGTCACCGCATAA
- the hsaB gene encoding 3-hydroxy-9,10-secoandrosta-1,3,5(10)-triene-9,17-dione monooxygenase reductase subunit: protein MTAEQFPEIDPRVFRNVLGQFCTGITVITTFDEAGAPVGFACQSFAALSLDPPLVLFCPTKTSRSWAAIELSGRFCVNVLAEEQRELCARFGSREPDKFAGITWRTSELDLPVLDETLAAIECEVASVVDGGDHHIVIGRVRSLTEATATGRPLLFYRGQYTAIEPDKTVPAPWRADLEHFLTTTTLDTWL from the coding sequence ATGACAGCGGAACAGTTTCCGGAGATCGATCCGCGAGTCTTCCGGAATGTGCTCGGACAGTTCTGCACCGGCATCACGGTGATCACCACCTTCGACGAGGCGGGCGCACCGGTCGGGTTCGCGTGTCAGTCGTTCGCCGCGCTATCCCTCGATCCACCACTGGTCCTGTTCTGCCCCACCAAGACCTCGCGTTCGTGGGCCGCCATCGAGCTGTCCGGGCGCTTCTGCGTCAACGTGCTGGCCGAGGAGCAGCGCGAGCTGTGCGCCCGCTTCGGCTCGCGCGAGCCCGATAAATTCGCCGGAATCACCTGGCGCACCTCGGAACTGGATCTTCCGGTGTTGGACGAAACACTGGCCGCCATCGAATGCGAGGTGGCCAGTGTCGTCGACGGCGGCGACCACCACATCGTCATCGGCCGCGTCCGTTCCCTCACCGAAGCCACCGCCACCGGCCGCCCCCTCCTCTTCTACCGCGGCCAATACACCGCCATCGAACCGGACAAGACCGTCCCGGCCCCCTGGCGCGCCGACCTCGAACACTTCCTCACCACAACCACCCTCGACACCTGGTTGTAG
- the hsaC gene encoding iron-dependent extradiol dioxygenase HsaC: MGIRSLGYLRIEATDIAAWREYALKVLGLVEGKGTDPEALYLRMDEFPARLVIVPGEKDRLQASGWETANAGELQDIRDRLSAAGVPFKEGTAQEKADRRVDELIVFEDPSGNVQEAFHGVALEHRRLVTPYGHRFVTEEQGLGHVVLSTKDDKAALEFYRDVLGFRLRDSMRLPPQLVGRPADGEPAWLRFFGCNPRHHSLAFLPMPTPSGIVHLMLEVERADDVGLALDRALRKKVKMSASLGRHVNDKMLSFYMKTPGGFDIEFGCEGLEVDDKDWIARESTAVSLWGHDFTIGQREQ, from the coding sequence ATGGGAATCCGCTCGCTCGGATATCTGCGCATCGAGGCCACCGACATCGCGGCCTGGCGCGAATACGCGCTGAAGGTACTCGGTCTGGTCGAGGGCAAGGGCACCGATCCGGAGGCCCTGTATCTGCGCATGGACGAGTTCCCGGCGCGGTTGGTCATCGTGCCCGGCGAAAAGGACCGGTTGCAAGCCTCCGGCTGGGAAACCGCGAATGCCGGTGAGCTGCAGGACATCCGGGATCGGTTGTCGGCCGCCGGGGTGCCGTTCAAGGAGGGCACCGCACAGGAGAAGGCCGACCGGCGGGTAGACGAGCTGATCGTCTTCGAGGATCCCTCCGGCAATGTCCAGGAGGCGTTTCACGGTGTCGCGCTGGAACATCGGCGCCTCGTCACGCCGTATGGGCATCGGTTCGTCACCGAGGAGCAGGGTCTCGGGCATGTGGTGCTGAGCACCAAGGACGACAAGGCCGCGCTGGAGTTCTACCGCGACGTCCTCGGCTTCCGGCTGCGCGATTCGATGCGGCTGCCACCGCAATTGGTCGGCAGGCCCGCCGACGGCGAACCCGCGTGGCTGCGGTTCTTCGGCTGCAACCCGCGCCACCACTCGCTGGCCTTCCTGCCGATGCCGACGCCGAGCGGCATCGTGCACCTGATGCTCGAGGTGGAGCGCGCCGACGACGTCGGGCTGGCCCTGGATCGCGCACTGCGCAAGAAGGTCAAGATGTCGGCCTCGCTCGGGCGGCACGTGAACGACAAGATGCTCTCCTTCTACATGAAGACCCCGGGCGGATTCGATATCGAATTCGGTTGCGAGGGCCTGGAAGTCGACGACAAGGACTGGATCGCGCGGGAATCCACCGCGGTGAGCCTGTGGGGTCACGACTTCACCATCGGACAGCGCGAGCAGTGA